The nucleotide window CTGAAACAGAAACGGTCTATGTGCAAAGCCGGCTTAGTTGGGTATTACTGCTGTTAAGCTGGATCGGTTTCGCTGTCTACGCACTGCTTTTTCCCCCGCTCTAATCGCTCAGGAGTCTTTTTATAAGCGTACAGGGATAACGCTAAAAGCTATTTTCCATCAGCACCTCATTGAGAGGCAACTGTCCCGCCCTCGGATTGGCAGGCCTGGCAGCCTTTCCCAGTGTTATGATCATACTGATCAGATGACCCGGGGGAAGGTTAATGAGACTGGCAACCTGCTCACTGTCAAAACCGATCATCGGACAGGTATCATACCCAAGCGCTTTAGCGGCCAGCATTAATGTCTGTGCGGCCATACCACTGGAACGAAGCGCTTCGTCCCGCTGCAACTGTTCCCGGCCCTGATAAAAAGATTCCAGCATCGGCAGCATCATTGCCTGAACCTCAGAACTGGTATTTGCCCAGTAACGCAGGGGATTATCAGACCAGGCCTGAATATCCGCACACAGGACAATCAGTTCCGCGGCTTCGGTTATCTGCGTCTGTCCCCAGGCAGCGTCCTGAATCCTGGCTCGCTGTTGCGGATCGGTGACCCGAATAAATCGCCAGTGCTGGATATTGTATGAGGTGGGCGAAAGCAGAACCGCGTTCATTATACGTTCAAAATCTGCCTCACTAACCGCTTGGGTATTGGAATAGTGCTTAATCGCGCGGCGCGACTCAATGGCGGTAAAAAGGTCCATAATAAATCCTTAACTGTTGATCGTGTTGAAAGAGACTGACGGAGCCGCTTACCGCTCTGCCAGTCCATGATGAACAGGTTAAATTGTTTATTATGGGTTGATAATACCTGCAAATATAAAAACACTGTTGAGGAATAAT belongs to Amphritea atlantica and includes:
- a CDS encoding nitroreductase family protein, whose product is MDLFTAIESRRAIKHYSNTQAVSEADFERIMNAVLLSPTSYNIQHWRFIRVTDPQQRARIQDAAWGQTQITEAAELIVLCADIQAWSDNPLRYWANTSSEVQAMMLPMLESFYQGREQLQRDEALRSSGMAAQTLMLAAKALGYDTCPMIGFDSEQVASLINLPPGHLISMIITLGKAARPANPRAGQLPLNEVLMENSF